The following nucleotide sequence is from Rhineura floridana isolate rRhiFlo1 chromosome 9, rRhiFlo1.hap2, whole genome shotgun sequence.
TTTCCTGGAGGGGTCCTTTGCTCACTTATAAATGGGACAGACCAGACCAGCTGGGTCAGCCAATCTTCTTCTAATATATGCAGCATCACCCTCCCAAATTAACTTATTTGGTCCAATATGCTGCTTTCACAGAAAATCTATGGAAAGTTGCTACCTGCCTGGCTTCTTGACTGCCCTGGTCATGTTCCTGTTGTTGCTTGCCCAAATCCATTAATATCTTTGCTCAGTACTTTTTGTTTAACTGGGTTTTGCAATGTATTCCTCCTGGCAGCATTATTGTATATAAGTAAGTCTTGTATATTTAAATTGAGCTTGCTTCCAAGTAGGCATAAGTAGGAATAAGCTTAAAACCACAAATACTATGTGGATTCCTGCACAGACTCTTCAACAACACATGCTGAAATACAACACAGTAAAGCATATTGATTTCCATTGATGTGATAGGAAAGGTAAGTACTCCAGACATTGTATGGTGAAGATATGTTTCatcaaaatcactttgaaaaACAAATCACTGTAGTGTACAGAGTAAGCATATGTGgaattattttcattatttaatttGAAGCAGAATCTGATTTCTTGTATTTAACTTCTGTCTCCTCTATCCCCTTGTTGTTTATACAGGTGAATGCAATGATAATAGCTTCTGTATTTTCCTGTTTCACCACTCTCATTGTAATTGTCTATGCCTCTATAACATTAGAGTATGGTGAAAAATATGAAGGGTTCAATGATTTGCCCTCTAATCATCCAGCCTTCGTAAGTATCAAACTTTGTGACAAATGTGGTATATTGAGTTCCTgcccttttgtaaacattgcacgCAATATAGGAAACTGTCATTGCAACTCATGAGTGCCATTGCTACAGCAAAAGGTATAAAAAGTACCAAAACTACCTATCGAACGGCTATACTTCCTTTAGCTAGTACTGTTGGCTACAGTGCAATACAATGCATAAAAATTGTGCTTTGCTGTCAGATATCATAGcaaatcatagtggctattttttcttctttttcttgagtacttgatggcaaagaacAAAAATAGCTCTATGGGAATAGAAATACTGCTTTGTGTGGTACAGTGAGCTAGCTGGCTAGCCAGCCACTTAGGCTGTAACTCTCGCCTAATGTCTGATTTTcctaatatgtgcagctcagtgtgaggccttttcaggtttctttacagaaaaatcaacccaccaACCAGTCAAAATAATTCCAATtggtttccacaattagtttccaattgcttagttcatctTTTATATACCAAcccagttaaaaagctttcctttgattgtccaacaggaaggaaaagatAAAGGTCAGGAACAGAACTAGAAGGAGGGAGTTCTCAAGgagaagttaacaaacacaccctgaagtatttattttctctctatcCTTCCCTAAATTTGTAGTGTGGACAAGTCTAAAACTGAgacacctaatgcagcatcaaagccaagctcaggagctcactgtcattaccaaagtagttcagttcatgaagaatcagaacacagggacagaccacaggtgaaagaggattgcagctataggcaaagtcaaaatttgagtctggtattcctggggatctctcaggaAAGggcgagacaattcaacagattagaCTTAATTCATATTATTAACCCACTATccggagggaggggcaaggtcaCTGTCTTTGTTTTCCCCTGTCCTGGCCCtatgtcctctccaccagtggggtggtggtggattggctggtgctatgcacctcccTCCTCCAAATGCCCCTActggaaatgtggctgccctaccTAACAAGGAAGTCTGGCTACCGGGTTGCTACAACAAATTAATCAAATGTATGTAAATACAGCAGACAAATGTTAGAGAGGCAACTTGGATCAGTGCAACATAGACCACATTTTTTGGGCTTGTTCTAAAATTTAAATCTTTTGGGTCTCTATAAattgcaaacattttaaaatcagaGGTTATGAAGTACCCATGGGCCTAGTTGTCTTTTTGGGGGTATGTAAAGGATATAATACAGTATTGCATTTGACAGCTGTACTATTAGCTATAGGTGGTGTGATGGCCACACCCAGGCAATTGGAGACCCTGGCTGCCTGCAGAAAGGAGATCTGGGTACAAAACAGTGTGTGTACCCCTCTCTTGCACTCTCTCTCTTCCTGTTCTTGCCCTGGCAGGTAAGGATTTAAGTAGTTTAAGAAGGCTGCCCTTGATCAAACAGCTTTCAAATTATCCTTGAGGTCTCTCGGAAGCCTCGAGGTAGCACAGTATTACAGCTTTAGAAGTGAGTGGTGAGAATAAAGAGAACACACCCAGTTTATTAAAACAAAGAATTTACTAAAACATAAAAATATGAGACTTGAGGAAAGATACGCAATACATAAAAAACAGGAAATCAGTATATTCCCTTTGCTTTTAATTGGTATCATTATCCATTTCTATACATGTAAATATGTATCACATATACTATGCAAATGTTTAACTATTTGCTCATTACtatatattgtttgttttcatttgttATTCCTTCTCTTACGTCTTGAaaggaaattttttttttttaaaaaaagtgagaattatttATCCAGGTGCTTTAAAAAACACCACACACCTGTGGTTGAATTATATTTGTTAATAAACCATGCACACccattttttgtgtttttgttttgcaggcaTTTGTGCTTGATAAACTTGTAGAAGGAGCCAACATCACAATACTGATTGTAtctatttttagtgcttttattgtgTTGATTATTGCTTATGTGAGTTGTCGAAGTCTTCCATGTTGCTCGTGCTATGACAGTGTCACTGGACTTGTAAGTAGCAACACGGTCATTAAACATGGTGCATTCAGTTATTTTGTATtggaaagaaaacccctttgTGATTCTGTAAACAGTTTTGGACAACTTCCAGATGACGAAGTTGCCATATTTCCTTACCCCACTGCAAATAGTCATGTCCAAAATACACACAGGGGACTTTGTGAGCACCTCTTGCTACAGCTCTATAGAACCTAAACAGCTATGGACCTAATCGGTGACTAGCTGGTAGATAACTGGCATCCCCATGTAGGCTCCTGTGAGCTTCCTAAGGAGTGGGGCATAAAAAGTCCCTTTTTGCatgagtgtgtgcatgcatgtacatATGCACATATAAAATATTCTTTATCGGGTTCACAATTCTGTGTGTTCAAGGTTTGCTCATTATGTAGCTTTtaccatttccaaagatggcttTGCATTACTGAGCTGTCCAGTATGCCAAGTCTCCTGGGAATTAAAGGTTTTGTATATGTTGTACAAAAGAGATTGGAGACATCAGCCATTATTTCATAATTGCCATATTTCTGCATCTCCCAGTTGGGCATTTTTGTTCAGCTTATTGGAAGAGCTATTAAAtgtgaatgttttttaaaaataaataatctcaTTATGATATGGTAGCCAGACTTAGTTGTCACTGCACAAAAATTAAGAAATACATTTCTAAAGGTGATTGTGGTAAACTGTCTGGGGGATTAATACAATTTAATAGCTTCTTTTTATTAAACTGTAGGTTTATTTTCATTCTTGTATGTTGCTATATAATATTGTAGTTACTTTTTGTTAGCCAAACTGCAACTATGTGTCTAAAGGTTTCTATATTCTGTATGTTCTAACTCAGTACCATTCTCAGACAAGCCTATTTAGCAATGCCATGCTCTCATTCTTAGGAATGGCTACAATCTAATGAAGACCAGCTACAAACTGCAGAATTAGTTTGCATTTCACCTGGTATGTAGATGCTCTCATTGTTTTACCTGAAAATTAATTTTGGATTTACTAAATACTGTATGCAAGTCAAATGATGATTATGAAAGGAAGATGTTTGGACTTTAGTAAAATTGATTACTTATTTACATGAGTATATCCCActtctagagagccagtgtggtgtagcagttgaggtgttggattatgacctgggagaccagggtttgaatccccacatagccatgaagctcactgtgggtgaccttgggccagtcactgcctctcagcctcatgaaaaccctattcatagggtcgccgtaagtcagaattgacttgaaggcagtacatttacatcccacttcTAAGGCAAGCCTTCACAAAGtggcttagggtgcaatccaactcaggggaagctggcaaaAGTTGTGCTGGAGCGAGAGAAGCTGGCATAAAGTTCTACCGCAatcaattgccattcaggagcttctgggtcggctgaatgctggctcaggcGGAAGCTGCACGCAGGGACCAGAAAGAAAAAGCCTGCTCTCACAAATACtcctaccggggagtaagccctctccattaacttccattggaattattttcttagactcaCCTTTTTCCCAATGTAACTTTTACCTGGaatgggacctgcaggagcactccaaacacaagttggatgtggcctaagtcccctcacctcagcccctctTGACACGACCCCAATACATCCATTTTTCAGGCCTTATAACCACTCCACTTGTGttggtcttggctgagctggctggcgcagctgagggacttatgctgtcGTAGCCTGGCTGAGTTGGGACCTAGCCAGCCCAGCTGGAGATCCGCCATATCCAACTTCCCTCACCCctgcataaatgcaagttggattgtacCCATAATGAATACAAGTATCATGTCAAACCATAATAATCATTAAACTGAGAGTGagtgtgacatagtggttagtgctggactaggacatgagagaccaggattcaaatccccactcagccatgaagctcactgggtgaccttgggccagtctctgcctctcagcctagtctaccctcacagggttgttgtgaaaataaaatgggaagcagaaccaaatatgccaccttgagctctttaaggaaaatgtaggatataaatgtaataaacaaacaccaATTACATAAAAACAATGTAACTATAATTACAAAAACTAGGCAGCAGTGATTATAAATAGAACTCAGCAAATTGCTTTACTGCTggctttaatttgtttttattaatgtagAATAGTAAAACCCATCACATATCTTCAATCCACACTGGACTGGAACAGAAAAATGTAAAAGATAAGAAGGAACCATGTGAATAACCCTTGGGATAGGGTTGCAAAAGTGTAGGGCCACTGCTGGAAAGGCTCTGCCTCTGATGCCCACTAATTTAATAGATCCTGATGGTGGGCCTAAGAGCCAATCTTAAGCCTTGAGCAGGTTCCTCTGGGTATAGGCTATCCTTCAAATAACtagccctaaacaatttagggCTATAAATGTCAAAACCAGCCATTTAAATCAGACCCAGAAAAATTGGCAGCTAATGCAACTGGTAAAATACAGGTATTATATGTTGCCAATGCCTGATCTCTGCAAGAATCTTGGAGGCTGCATCTGCACCAGTTGAAACTtctaaaccattttcaaaggcagccctaggTAGAACAGCATGTACAACCGTCTACCCTGAATGTAACCAGCATGTGTAATAGAAGTTAGGTCTGCTTTCTCCAGCTACATGTGCTCACCATATGTTTTCCATTCTAGGTCAAGCGGATAGAATTTTTAACTCTCCAGAAAAACTTCCAGATCTAAAAATGGAAGCTGATGATGAAATGACCAAACCACCTCCTTATATCAGGCTGACTTAAACATAAATTTCAGAAGGACACATTTTTAAAGACTCTTTCTTAAGAATGTTAttgagaagtgtataaaattcttAAAGAGAACTACCGACTCACCCTGAACAGAAGGTCCTCACAATTTCAGGATTGGTAACCTATTACCTGTACAGTCAATAACTTTCATTCCATTTCCATAATTTTTTAATCCCATGTTTATTTGAACTATGCTGTATAACagatttataataataaattaacaaTAATTATCCCTTGAGCCAGAAACAGAAATATGTACGTAGGCATCTTTCATATCCAGATTTGTTTGCTATATTGAGAAGACCAATTCTGTGTGACATTTGATTTCATTGCTATCACAGAAAGCTGGaggtggacagagaaaagctgcGAATATCAGCCAATGCATTCTACCCCATGATGTTACCAGTTTCCCAGGTTACAAATCATGGACCAAGTTTCTGTATGGAATTAGTATCTCATTAAaaaggcatttgccttttttatcaTATACCTCATGAAGtctaaactaaagaaatcaactTGAATGTGT
It contains:
- the LOC133364435 gene encoding uncharacterized protein LOC133364435 isoform X1; translation: MDRYRYFIFNQKSMVLLGLFQIACATICIISGLIDGAFRRESALSKSRIPIWAGMFMSIPGVMALFSSQKKNPVLVNAMIIASVFSCFTTLIVIVYASITLEYGEKYEGFNDLPSNHPAFAFVLDKLVEGANITILIVSIFSAFIVLIIAYVSCRSLPCCSCYDSVTGLEWLQSNEDQLQTAELVCISPGQADRIFNSPEKLPDLKMEADDEMTKPPPYIRLT
- the LOC133364435 gene encoding uncharacterized protein LOC133364435 isoform X2 — protein: MDRYRYFIFNQKSMVLLGLFQIACATICIISGLIDGAFRRESALSKSRIPIWAGMVNAMIIASVFSCFTTLIVIVYASITLEYGEKYEGFNDLPSNHPAFAFVLDKLVEGANITILIVSIFSAFIVLIIAYVSCRSLPCCSCYDSVTGLEWLQSNEDQLQTAELVCISPGQADRIFNSPEKLPDLKMEADDEMTKPPPYIRLT